The Methanobrevibacter sp. genome window below encodes:
- a CDS encoding class I SAM-dependent methyltransferase: MIKLSYDMKVYRQHLREVLEKTDNVVELGSHVGKSSEIILYKLSTGRLISIDNSPEAIEPMEKLSRYNDNFKFISADVRLHETLEKVAKMIDRCDVLSIDLGGGYHPDTVFKVFYIWSSTLKPRDVLIRNQGLIDFVNSVDYDEEFESSEGWLESCGDQGIPPQIKEFSLWSDKIE; the protein is encoded by the coding sequence ATGATAAAACTCAGCTATGACATGAAGGTTTACAGACAGCATTTGAGGGAAGTCTTGGAAAAGACAGACAATGTTGTTGAATTAGGTTCCCATGTAGGTAAATCAAGTGAAATAATATTATATAAATTAAGCACCGGACGCTTAATAAGTATAGATAATAGTCCTGAAGCCATTGAACCTATGGAAAAGCTTTCAAGATATAATGATAATTTTAAATTTATCAGTGCTGATGTCCGTCTTCATGAGACTTTAGAGAAAGTTGCCAAAATGATTGATAGATGTGATGTCTTATCAATTGATTTGGGTGGAGGATATCATCCGGACACTGTCTTCAAGGTCTTTTATATTTGGTCATCCACATTGAAGCCACGGGATGTTCTGATTAGAAATCAGGGATTGATAGATTTTGTAAATAGTGTGGATTATGATGAGGAGTTTGAATCAAGTGAAGGATGGCTTGAATCCTGTGGTGACCAGGGAATTCCTCCTCAAATCAAGGAATTCAGTCTTTGGAGCGATAAAATAGAATAA